The following nucleotide sequence is from Toxoplasma gondii ME49 chromosome IV, whole genome shotgun sequence.
gaggacTCGACAAGGGTCAAGATATCCAGAATCCCGCatgcctgtgtgtgtgtcggaTGAAACGAAGTCTACCTAAATCTTCACGAGTCTAACAAGATTACAAGATTTGCTGGAACGGAGTATAAAGCATTGAAAAATGTCTCGGACACTCGCGGAGTTTGAAAAGTAGGAAGTCCAGTAGAACTGCCCTGCGTGTTTTTCCATGCGCGAATGCACGTGTCGGTCTCCCTGTCACTCTGTGTTGGAGGGGAAAAGGGCGCATTCTTTCGGCTCTCGGTATTTTCTTCTTGTGACCTTCTGTTTGTCTTTTCGTGGCCACGATGTCACACCGGACCtacaagaagaaactgcgGGGAGCAATGGACGACTTGAAAGAGCTTCTTCAGCTTGAGCAAGACTGCGTCGTTCTTCCAACGACGAGTTCCGAGGTGGAAACTTTCTACCCGAAAGTTGCGCGACTGTACGTCCGTTACATCGTGGTGACAAATGCCATCGAAGCCTGCCACGATAACATCGTCCATCCTCAAGAACGTGCGTTCGTGCGCAAAGTCCTGGAAACGCTGCTTGTGAGACTTCTTGAAATCAAGAAAATCGTCATCGCAACCAGTCCCAGGGACGGTTCGCCGCATCTTTTCATCGCTGACGTTCTGTCATATCTCGACGTTTCCCCCGAACAAGCGACCTTACGAATTCCCCGTTTCTTGAAAGATGATCCAGACGCAGCCGAGCAGTGGGACGTCAAAATGCAGAAACTCGAATACTGGGCAGCGACGCTCAGAGGTGTGTAGACTGCTAAGGCAATCGTGTCTACTTTCCACCAGAACGGCCcgggaaaacgcagacgtAAAAACAGAAAAGGGGGTCCACTTTCATCACCAGAACGGCCCCCGTATTCTACAAGCGGAACTAATGAACGCCATGCATCATTGTAACAGAAAATCATGAACCGCTTTCCCAGAACGATGCCACTCGCTTCTTGCCACTGGCCACCTACGTTCCTGCCCACTTGTCCGTGGTTCGTTGCAGGTTTGCACATCCACGAATGTAGATATGAAGAGGCGTATAGCGAACGATGAGGGACTTAAATTGGTGTCAGGAGTAGAATCGGCAAAGAGATGCGGGGGATAGACAGGGACagtcgaggaaacgaaatTCCGAAGATGAGATGCCTCCCGAGACATTGCTCCACCTGGGCACTTCGGGTTTAGCGCACTTCTTCTGTTCATGAGGTCCATGGCACTGAAGTATCATTGGTAACCCACGAAACGCAAACATGCCTACAGAGCTGAGAGGTTGGGGGTGTTTTTTATTGTTCAGTCGAGCGCAGGCAGTGCACTTGTGCttggttcttcttctgtttcaaTTTCGCGTTGCGTTcacagacgaaaagagactGGTGTTCGACGACTTGAAGAAACCGTTAAAGACACTTCATGAACTtacgagagaggaagcaaggaACTGCATTCTGCGCCACGAGAGAGGGCGAGCAAGCATCCgtcgtctgctgcttctcgcgaATGTTTACAAAAGACAGGCGAGGGAAACGCATGAATTgaacgacgacgacgaaagtcagcctttctttttcgcacATGCGAGTGCAGGATGATCTCAAAGTTCCCCCGAAGCCTTGTGATTGAGCTATGCGTTTCTAACTCGACTTGGACTCTGTAAACAACCAAAGATACATTCTTAGGGGTTACCATGCGTCACAACGCATGAGGACAGACAGGGTTACGTGCAGCGCAGTGTGGTATCCTCGATCACAACAAGTCTGGCATCTCTCTAAAGATAGGTCGAGTTCCGTCTGGCAGTGTCAACGTCTTGTGTGCGTTCCTGAGGCGATTCATTACTCTTCTTAATgatgtttttctcctttctttgttgAATGTAGAACATGGCGTCTCCTCATTCCTTGACATGTATGGATTACACGCAGCGCGATGGACGACTGCTTTCGGTTTTTCTTTCAAATGTTCCAGCTCCGCTGTTCCTTCCGAAGCCTGTTCTATCCACGGTAGACACCTCGTTTCTGGATACAGTGGTTTCGCTGTGTTCTTTTCctgttcctgtttctcctgcATCTTTTGATTTCGTGTGAAGATTCACTTTGCACGTTGTGGTGTTCAGCAAATGCGCTCAGGACATGGGAAGCAGCGAGTCGAATTCAGGCTGTGTGGAGGGCTTGGTCTTGCCGTCGCCGGgtcgagaaggagagaagaacatcTCTGGTTTTCTGGGGCTTCGACTTCGTGGAGAGTGACAGTCAATCAACGGAGGAAAAGCGCCTTCTCAAGCAAGTGTTTGCGACGAGAAAACTCTTTCAAAAAGAAGCCGAAAAAAAGTACAACGCTTCCCTCGACACCGAGCTCGCGTGGTTGCGCAACAACGTTGGCTCCGAGTTAAAGGTATGCTACAGAAAGCCTAAATCCTACAGGGGTGGAATGGCAGCAGGGGCAGAAAGACGGATGCCCGCGTTTTAAAGACCTGAAACTCAGACCAGGAAATGAGCTTCCCTTTCCTGGTTGCTGCCTGAGAGTCATCGGGTTTgtgaaggggagaagagttCTTACACTTCATGTCGAAAGAACTCAAAGAACCAAATGCCCTGTGATCTACAGAGTCTAACGGGACATTAGACGGAATCtgcgatatatatatatatatatctttggGTACCGTACATCAGCGTGAAAAAAGTCTGGTCTGTGTTCTTTTTAACCCGGGGAGAACGGCACGGAGAACGCGCGTCTTTCTTGGGTCGAAAGACTGGGGAATGTTCGTGATCTTGCTTTCCTTTTGTTGGATAGACCGCGGAGATGCTTCGCGGTTTTGATTCTCTCAATGCTTCGCGTTTGCATCCACGGGTTTCTAGAAGATCGGCTGAGGAGCTCAAGTGGGGGCTTCAATGCTGGCAGGAAATCCCTCATGTTCGTTCCGCTTGTTTCGAGCAGAAACGGACTCGCAGAGTCTCTCCCGGTTTcgtcgctgtttcctctgcaCAGGCCCGAAAGTTTGAGGAAGGGCGAGATTGGATGCTCGAGTTTCGGCGACAAGTTGGGTCCTTCCCCACTTCTTTAGCCGATCGCACAAAAGATTACGACGGCATTCCGCCTCCCCCCCCCGACGGGCGTCCGTACAAAATCGGTTTACCAGGTGCCGACAAGAGGCCAGCAGCAAAAGCAAAGGCAAAAGCTCAGCCGGCAAAAAGTAAGAATCTGACGCCAGTTTGTCCTCCACATAAAAGAGATTTTGAAAAAGGTACGAATTTTGGTATTTGTGGAGGTAGTCGTCCTGTGAGAGCAGGTGTGAGTGCAGACATGAGATGGTAATTCTAATGTGAGTTGACAAGTTGAAGAAACACTTTCCAACCAAATTCAAGACATGTGCATTCTAACTAGTAATGACCCAACGAGAAATAACTACTAACAAACCGCCGGCGGTGGATGGAATTCCTTTCGAAAGTAAGGTTTTCAAAAAGGGCTAGGCACCACGATTCTCAGAGCGCTTACCATGGTCAGAAAAGCACGGtttctgtcgcctttttGTCTCGGTCTTTTTTTCGCCAGAGCCGgaagcggggaaagaaaagaaatcgACAGTTCCCGAGGTCGAAACTCCACCCCAAACGACGACGGACGAGTTGAGGGATTTGGCTACGGActtcgagagaaactggaTTGATTTTCAGAGTTCGCTAGATGCCGCGCAAGAGCCTGATCAGGCGATTATGCGGTCTCAGTTGCTTCCCCAAGTTGAACGCGAAGTTACGGCTGAGGTAGACGAGCTGCTAAAGCAGGAGTTGGTACGCCTGCGGCAGCGGTTTGACCTGGTAAAGGAAAAGCgctcgaagagaaagggacagaagggagcgaagaaagcaaagaagggagagaagaacgcgaaaaagGTCAAGTGCTGCAATGCGATGGACATCGCTGGGCCAGACGAAGACATTTTCCCTGATTTGGTCAAAGATGGAATTTTGAAGGCGATCGCACCCGCCAAACTCGAAGAATTCATCGGAAACTTCCCCGTCTGTGCCACCCCCACTGAAGAGTTTCTGCCGGCGCCGACGGCCTGGCAGATCAAACAGTTTCTTGTGGAACAAATTATTCTCCCTCTTGCCTCCACGCACATACGCGAAAGAACGCCCTTCCCCGCCaggtctctccttctttaTGGACCTCCAGGTATAGCCGCTGACAACGGAAGGGCATTCAATTGGGTACGCGCGACGGCATCTCCCTGTTTCAATTTGTTTCACGAATATGCAAGTGCGCTCAAACGTATGCGAATTTCCATAAAAAGCTTATACTATTAAGGTACACAGATAGACctttgtgtgcatgcgacTGGGACTCTTTGTTTCGGAAGCCAGATTCCCCGTGATAAAAACCATCAACAGAGCACCCGACCAACTGACTGTGAACGAACACAAACGTGCCCTTCTTCTAAATAAACAAACAAACCTACATAGATATGTGAATTTAAATCTGTACGGTGAGGTAAACGTGATGGACTGTTTCGCCGAGTGCTCCGTGACatgctttgtttttcagGATCGGGGAAGTCTCTGGTCGCTCGCATTATTGCGACAGAAGCGGGAGCGATGTTTTACGATATCTCGCCGCACGTGATTGAGAATCTCTACAAACAGCAAAAGACTGGCACTTCCTTGATGATTCACAgaacgtttctctctgcacagcAGCATGCACCAGCGGTGATTTACATCGATAATGTTGACCAAGTGTTCATGCCGAAGAAGGGcgggaaaaagaaaggaaatggGGGCGAAAGCCAATTGCAGTCAACCGCGTGGAGGATCAGAGATCAACTCAAGGCGCATCTAAACTTAGTAAGGTGCATACTCATGTTCAAATGAATCCATCGATCTAGAAAGATGCCCTCTAATTTGCGCCGACATGACCTTCGTACTCGTGTGTCTCATGGCTGTCACATCTCTGTTAGTGTAAATCTGCGCCTCTGCCACCGCCGAAATTTCCTGCATACCTCAAACCCAGAAACAGTTTATCTAATGAGCCGTTTCCGCGTTCCCGAAACTCCATGTACAGCCCAAACGTGATTCCCCTTGagcatacacatatatgtgtgtatatatttatttgcATGTAACGGTGCAGAAGATCTGCGATTCTACATGGTGACAAATACTGAGCTCTAGAACGTTTTTGTCCGCATTTTCAGGTAAGGAAGGCCGGAGGCCCCCTAAGTAACTCGGATCGTCTTCTTATC
It contains:
- a CDS encoding ATPase, AAA family protein (encoded by transcript TGME49_211050), whose product is MSHRTYKKKLRGAMDDLKELLQLEQDCVVLPTTSSEVETFYPKVARLYVRYIVVTNAIEACHDNIVHPQERAFVRKVLETLLVRLLEIKKIVIATSPRDGSPHLFIADVLSYLDVSPEQATLRIPRFLKDDPDAAEQWDVKMQKLEYWAATLRANALRTWEAASRIQAVWRAWSCRRRVEKERRTSLVFWGFDFVESDSQSTEEKRLLKQVFATRKLFQKEAEKKYNASLDTELAWLRNNVGSELKARKFEEGRDWMLEFRRQVGSFPTSLADRTKDYDGIPPPPPDGRPYKIGLPGADKRPAAKAKAKAQPAKKPEAGKEKKSTVPEVETPPQTTTDELRDLATDFERNWIDFQSSLDAAQEPDQAIMRSQLLPQVEREVTAEVDELLKQELVRLRQRFDLVKEKRSKRKGQKGAKKAKKGEKNAKKVKCCNAMDIAGPDEDIFPDLVKDGILKAIAPAKLEEFIGNFPVCATPTEEFLPAPTAWQIKQFLVEQIILPLASTHIRERTPFPARSLLLYGPPGSGKSLVARIIATEAGAMFYDISPHVIENLYKQQKTGTSLMIHRTFLSAQQHAPAVIYIDNVDQVFMPKKGGKKKGNGGESQLQSTAWRIRDQLKAHLNLVRKAGGPLSNSDRLLIIGCTSRPFADRLDQKGMSDFFDHKLWLNFPNYDTRKMIWENLLQKKHARIETLALANLSTLAEISEGYSSGALEAAVDHVFVDQRIARLVDEPVHPTELIGVLSRLPYCWPEDWLQFREFDFVATGEKARVAARKAKAEAEKAAAEKANRNRK